The segment CCGATTATAAGAATCTTTCATGTATACAAAAAATTCGGCGCCACCACTGTTCTCTCCGATATTACGGTTGATATCCAGGCCGGCGACTTTGTGTTCGTGACCGGCCCCAGCGGCGCCGGCAAAACCACCCTTTTAAAGATGATGTATCTGGGCGAACCCATCTCTGAGGGCCAGATTCTGGTGGATGGAATGAACCTGGCCCGGATGAAGCGCGACCGGATCGCCTTTTTACGAAGAAAATTCGGAATCATATTCCAGGACTACAACCTGATCCCGACCAAAACCGTTTTTGACAATATCGCCCTGGTGCTGGAAATCCAGGGGGATAAAAGAAGCCTGATCGAAAAAAAAGTAAACAGCGTCCTTCGGGCCGTAGGCCTTGAAAAACGGGCCAACGCCTACCCACCCAGCCTCTCCGGAGGAGAACAGCAGAGAATAACCATCGCCAGGGCAATAGCCGGAAACCCGAAAATCATTCTGGCTGACGAGCCCACCGGAAGCCTGGATCAGGAGTCGGCCGAGGATATCATCGGCCTTCTCGAATTCCTGCATTCGCGGGGTGCCACGGTCATTATCGCCACCCATGACAAGGGCCTCATTTCCCGCATCAACGCCAGGGAAGTCCGCCTCAGTCACGGGCATTTACTGGAGCAGACGGCTTGAAATGATGAACCGCCTTTTTTTAAAACGCGCCCTCAAGGATCTGCGGGACAATCTGCTCCTGAACATCATCACGTTCACCACCATCGCCCTGTCGGTGCTGATCGTCAGCACCTTCGCCCTGTTCATGATCAATACCGGCAAGATCATCCACTCCTGGGAAAAAGGGGTGCGCATCATCGTTTATATTAAAAAGGACGTTCCCCCGACCGATGTCGATAACCTGAAAAACGACATCCAGCAGATGCAGGGGGTGGCCGAAATCCAGTTCATATCCAAGGAAGCCGGCCTGGAACGGTTGAAAAAACAGATGAAGGGGCAATTATCGCTGCTGTCCAACCTGACGGACAACCCCTTGCCGGACACGCTGGAAGTCTGGGTGTCCCCGGAAAATAGAGACTGGAATCAGATTGAAATGCTGGCCATCCACATCGAGTCCAGCCATCTGGTGGAAGACGTGGAATACGGTCAGGACTGGATGAAACGGTTTACGGGTTTCCTGAACCTGTTCAAAGTGACGGGCGGCGTCATGGGAGGTGTCTTCTTCATGGCGGCGGTCTTTATCATCGCCAATACCATCCGGCTGATGTTTTATTCCAAAAAGGATGAAATGAGAATCATGCGGCTGGTGGGGGCGACGGACACCTTTATCACGGCGCCGTTCTATATCCAGGGGCTGATTCTGGGCGGAGGCGGGGGGATCACGGGGATACTGGTCCTTTATTTGGCGTATATCATGATCATCGCCAACGTGGATCTGAACTTTGTATCCTTTTATTTCACGATACAGTTTCTGCCTTTCACCACCTTGCTGGTGATCGTCATGTTCAGCATGCTGACGGGATGGATGGGATGTTACCTTTCCTTGAAACAGTTTTTAAAAGACTGATGGCGCCGGTGCCGGTCCTGATTCTGGTCGGCGTCCTTATCAGCCTGGCCGGCTGGTGCCGGGCGGAAGACACGGCCATTATCACGGCTTCGGTGCTGAATGTGCGGCGATCTCCCAGTCAGCAGGCGGAAAAGGTCGGGGTATTGCAGAAAGGAGCGCAGGTAGCCATTTACGATGAAGTAGACGGCTGGCTGAAAATTTCTCACGGAAATATCGACGGATATATTCTGAACGATGAGCGGTATGTCCACCGGGGGAACGCCGATCCTGCCATTGAACAGCTTAAAAAAAAGGCCGAGGAACTGGACCAGAAGATTGAAGACCATAAATCCGATCTTGAGAAATTCTCGCATGAGGAATTCCAGGTCCTGGAACGACTCAATGAAATCGACCTGTCACAGAACGATATCAACCGGCAGGCAGCCGCCTTGGGCCTGAAAATCAACAATATCCGCAACAGTATTCACGACAACTGGCAGGCAGCCCAGGCCCTGGAAAAAAAGATTGATAAAACCAGCGCCTATGCCTCCAATCGGCTGGTCGCGCTATACAAACTCAGTCTCATGGGCAAGCTGAACATCATCGGCTCGGCGGATTCGGTTTATGAAGTTTTGAGAGCGAAAAAAGACATGGCCATCATATGCGATTATGACGCGGAAATATTGTCCCGGCATCTGCAGCGGAAAGAGGGGCTACGGGTGATCATGGATCGCCTGGCGTCAGAGGAGATGGAAAAAGCGGCCCTTGAAAAAACCATGCAGCAGCAGATGGGTGCCATGGAGAGGGAAAGAAACAAGCGGCAGGGAATCCTGAAGGATATCCGCGAAAAAGAATCGGCCCGGAAAGCGGCGCTGGCGTCCCTGGAAAAAGCAGCCGAAGAACTGAACCAGACCATGGCCTCCCTGCAAAAAAAAGCGGAAACGGCCACAAAGCAGCCGCAGCCGCTAAAAGGCTCTTTCTCCTCGCTTAAAGGGTTGCTGCCCATGCCGGTCAGCGGTAAAGTTATCACCGAATTCGGTAAATACAAAGACGTTAACTTAAACATCGTCAACTTCCGCAGCGGCATCGATATCCGGGCGGAACGCGGCGAGCCGGTTCGCGCGGTTTTTCGCGGCCAGGTGCTTTTTGCCAACTGGTTCAAGGGATACGGCAACATGATGATCATCGATCATGGAGAAAAATATTATACGGTCTACGCCCATGCCCAAGAGCTGTTCAAGAAGGAAGGGGATCTGGTGGAAACCAGCGAAGTGGTCGCCACGGTCGGCGACACTGTCTCCCTTTCCAGCGAAACGGCGCTCTACTTTGAGATCCGGCATCAGGGGAAACCGGTTAACCCTTTACCCTGGCTGAACGCCGGCTGATCGCAACCGGCATTGGCAGCATATTGACGCACAACCACCTGTTGATAATCACATACAAGGAATGATCATGAAGACTCTTCGGACAAGAACCATGAAACTGGTCATCGCCATCTTTGCGGCTTCATTGCTCACGTTTGTCATCGCCGGACGCTACGGCGATATTGCCGCCAACGATGTCGACACATACAAGGAACTGAAGATATTCACCGACGTCATCCAGGAGATGGAAGAGGAGTACGTCGACCCGGTTGATACCAAGGAACTGATCAAGGCGGCCATCCAGGGCATGGTCAGCAGTCTCGACCCCCACTCCGAATATCTTCCTCCGGACGCGCTCAAAGACCTGCAGTCAGACACCAAGGGCGAATTTGAGGGCATCGGCATCGTCATTACCAGGGACAAAGGGCTGTTAAAGGTCATCTCGCCCATCGAAGGCACCCCGGCCTATCTGGCCGGCGTCAAAGCGGGCGATATTATCGAAAAGATCGACGGGGAGTCCACCGAAAACCTGGAACTGTGGGAAGCGGTCAAAAAAATGAGGGGCAAAAAAGGTACCACCGTAACCATTTCCATCCTGCGCAAAGGGGAATCCGCTCCTTTGAGTTTCGAATTGACCCGCGACGTCATTCCCATCACCAGCGTCAAATCGTTGACGCTCAAACCCGGATACGGATACCTGCGCATCTCCAACTTCCAGTCCAACACCACCGATGAAGCGCTCAAAGCCCTGGAGCAGTTGAATTCGGAGAACAATGGAAAACTGAAAGGACTCGTCCTCGACCTCCGCAACAATCCCGGCGGTCTTCTGGACCAGGCCGTCTCCATCGCGGATCTGTTTCTTGATGACGGGGTCATCCTGTCGGTCAAACAGCGGAAAAGCGAGGAAAGCTATAAGGCCAAAAAAGATACCGAAAAGCGGGACTACCCCATTGTCACCCTGATCAACGGCGGCAGTGCCAGCGCCTCCGAGATTGTGGCCGGCGCGCTTCAGGACCAGCATCGATCCCTGCTCATGGGCACCACCTCCTTTGGCAAGGGGTCCGTCCAAACCATCAAGCCCCTGGGGGACGGCTCCGGCATCAAGTTCACCGTAGCCCGGTATTACACACCCAGCGGTCAATCCATCCAGGCCAAGGGCATCGTGCCGGATATCGAAGTACCCTTTGAAATCATCAAGGCCGACAAAAAAAATGGCAGGGCCTATCTCGCCGAAAAAGATCTGGCCAATCACCTGGAGGCGGAACCGCAGAAAGAGGAGCCCCAGAAAGAACCGTCCGCCAAACCGGAGGATGACGCGGACGAGCAAAACAGCCGCTACGGTGAAATCACGCCCGAACTGCTGCTGACCGACTCCCAGGTCCTGCGGGCGGTGGATGCCCTGGTTTCCTATGATATCTTTACCGGTATCAAAAAATGACGGCTCCGGGAAAGTCGCCCAGAAGGATAAAAACAGCTGCCGTCAAACAGGCTAAAAAAGAGAAAGAAAAGAAACCGCCCCGGTCCCGACTGCTGGTAAAATCCGCCGGCGCGACAATCCTTCTGGCGATTCTTGTACTGGCGGGCGGCCTGGCGGTTATCTATCTGGCGCCGGATCATGGACCGGTTGTAAAGCCGGTGCAACCGGCCCACGTTCCGGCGACAAAAATCCCTGTCTTTGAAGTTTATCCCGGAGAAAAGCAGGCGCTCCCATCGCCGCCGACCCATACCGGTGACGCCGTTCCCGCGCCATCCCCTCCGGCCGGCGTCGGGGACACGGCTGACCTCCCGTCCCCGCCGGCAGTCGGGCAGCCCCGTATCGCCATCATTATCGACGACATCGGTTACGACCGGAAAATCGCAAACCGTCTGATCACGACCGATCCGGCCCTGACGCTCTCCATTCTGCCGGAAAGCCCGTTCCGCAGAGAGATCGCCGCGGCCGCCCGCGAGGCAGGGCTGGAGGTGATGCTGCACCTGCCCATGGAGCCGGAGGAATATCCCCATGTCGACCCGGGCCCGGGCGTTCTGCTGACCGGCATGGCGCCGGACGCGCTCATCGGACAACTGGAGGCGGACATCGCCGATATTCCTTATATAACGGGAGTCAACAATCACATGGGGTCGAAACTGACCACCGAGTCCGTCCAG is part of the Thermodesulfobacteriota bacterium genome and harbors:
- the ftsE gene encoding cell division ATP-binding protein FtsE, which translates into the protein MEERPPIIRIFHVYKKFGATTVLSDITVDIQAGDFVFVTGPSGAGKTTLLKMMYLGEPISEGQILVDGMNLARMKRDRIAFLRRKFGIIFQDYNLIPTKTVFDNIALVLEIQGDKRSLIEKKVNSVLRAVGLEKRANAYPPSLSGGEQQRITIARAIAGNPKIILADEPTGSLDQESAEDIIGLLEFLHSRGATVIIATHDKGLISRINAREVRLSHGHLLEQTA
- the ftsX gene encoding permease-like cell division protein FtsX, giving the protein MMNRLFLKRALKDLRDNLLLNIITFTTIALSVLIVSTFALFMINTGKIIHSWEKGVRIIVYIKKDVPPTDVDNLKNDIQQMQGVAEIQFISKEAGLERLKKQMKGQLSLLSNLTDNPLPDTLEVWVSPENRDWNQIEMLAIHIESSHLVEDVEYGQDWMKRFTGFLNLFKVTGGVMGGVFFMAAVFIIANTIRLMFYSKKDEMRIMRLVGATDTFITAPFYIQGLILGGGGGITGILVLYLAYIMIIANVDLNFVSFYFTIQFLPFTTLLVIVMFSMLTGWMGCYLSLKQFLKD
- a CDS encoding peptidoglycan DD-metalloendopeptidase family protein, whose amino-acid sequence is MLPFLETVFKRLMAPVPVLILVGVLISLAGWCRAEDTAIITASVLNVRRSPSQQAEKVGVLQKGAQVAIYDEVDGWLKISHGNIDGYILNDERYVHRGNADPAIEQLKKKAEELDQKIEDHKSDLEKFSHEEFQVLERLNEIDLSQNDINRQAAALGLKINNIRNSIHDNWQAAQALEKKIDKTSAYASNRLVALYKLSLMGKLNIIGSADSVYEVLRAKKDMAIICDYDAEILSRHLQRKEGLRVIMDRLASEEMEKAALEKTMQQQMGAMERERNKRQGILKDIREKESARKAALASLEKAAEELNQTMASLQKKAETATKQPQPLKGSFSSLKGLLPMPVSGKVITEFGKYKDVNLNIVNFRSGIDIRAERGEPVRAVFRGQVLFANWFKGYGNMMIIDHGEKYYTVYAHAQELFKKEGDLVETSEVVATVGDTVSLSSETALYFEIRHQGKPVNPLPWLNAG
- a CDS encoding S41 family peptidase, giving the protein MKTLRTRTMKLVIAIFAASLLTFVIAGRYGDIAANDVDTYKELKIFTDVIQEMEEEYVDPVDTKELIKAAIQGMVSSLDPHSEYLPPDALKDLQSDTKGEFEGIGIVITRDKGLLKVISPIEGTPAYLAGVKAGDIIEKIDGESTENLELWEAVKKMRGKKGTTVTISILRKGESAPLSFELTRDVIPITSVKSLTLKPGYGYLRISNFQSNTTDEALKALEQLNSENNGKLKGLVLDLRNNPGGLLDQAVSIADLFLDDGVILSVKQRKSEESYKAKKDTEKRDYPIVTLINGGSASASEIVAGALQDQHRSLLMGTTSFGKGSVQTIKPLGDGSGIKFTVARYYTPSGQSIQAKGIVPDIEVPFEIIKADKKNGRAYLAEKDLANHLEAEPQKEEPQKEPSAKPEDDADEQNSRYGEITPELLLTDSQVLRAVDALVSYDIFTGIKK
- a CDS encoding divergent polysaccharide deacetylase family protein, whose product is MTAPGKSPRRIKTAAVKQAKKEKEKKPPRSRLLVKSAGATILLAILVLAGGLAVIYLAPDHGPVVKPVQPAHVPATKIPVFEVYPGEKQALPSPPTHTGDAVPAPSPPAGVGDTADLPSPPAVGQPRIAIIIDDIGYDRKIANRLITTDPALTLSILPESPFRREIAAAAREAGLEVMLHLPMEPEEYPHVDPGPGVLLTGMAPDALIGQLEADIADIPYITGVNNHMGSKLTTESVQLYQIFTVLKKKNLFFIDSRTTENSLCRPSAKKLQLPFAERDVFLDNTLSEADITRQVNQLADTAVRHGKAIGIGHPHPETCRVLADQLPLIKQRVQLVPASMLVTISD